Proteins encoded by one window of Streptomyces uncialis:
- a CDS encoding barstar family protein: protein MRTSGRGGEGQKYALTSDEDDSDFWGFAHEAEGLFTPLPDEEGARRVHLAGCLPQGGLLKGIDHVGGRRAVAGNAWFELLDGDGATMGSYFVNEVTVIDVKPSARGAGLVDLTVTLWCENALTGAEQVWDLIRTGHLNRTGMWHELAPEDRHAWLSVALWSREYQRQGKPDAPAGQVFTLDGRHIVDRDTFYCAIGEAINGPGGYFGWNLAALDDCLSGGWGTTAPFTLHWESSAESRARFVERVPAGDREVALFDLLLEIFEEQGVSIILR from the coding sequence ATGCGAACATCAGGGCGAGGCGGCGAGGGGCAGAAGTACGCGCTGACCTCGGACGAAGACGACAGCGACTTCTGGGGCTTTGCTCACGAAGCCGAGGGGTTGTTCACGCCCCTGCCGGATGAGGAGGGAGCACGCCGAGTGCACCTCGCAGGTTGCCTCCCGCAAGGTGGCCTACTGAAGGGCATCGATCACGTTGGCGGCCGTCGTGCTGTGGCGGGGAACGCCTGGTTCGAGCTCCTCGACGGTGACGGTGCCACCATGGGGTCCTACTTCGTCAACGAGGTCACCGTCATCGACGTCAAGCCCTCCGCCCGCGGCGCCGGCCTCGTCGACCTCACGGTGACCCTGTGGTGCGAGAACGCCCTGACTGGAGCGGAACAGGTGTGGGACCTGATCCGCACGGGGCACCTGAATCGCACCGGCATGTGGCACGAACTTGCCCCCGAGGACAGACACGCGTGGCTGTCGGTGGCGCTGTGGTCCCGGGAGTACCAACGTCAAGGGAAGCCCGACGCTCCTGCAGGCCAGGTGTTCACCCTGGACGGCCGGCACATCGTCGACAGGGACACCTTCTACTGCGCGATCGGTGAGGCCATCAACGGGCCCGGCGGATACTTCGGCTGGAACCTCGCCGCCCTGGATGACTGTCTGAGCGGCGGCTGGGGCACCACCGCCCCGTTCACCTTGCACTGGGAGTCGTCGGCCGAGAGCAGGGCACGGTTTGTAGAGCGTGTGCCCGCCGGCGATCGCGAGGTTGCGCTGTTCGACCTGCTCCTGGAGATCTTCGAGGAACAGGGCGTAAGCATCATCCTTCGGTGA
- a CDS encoding transposase family protein: MVTYVATLDVPRHVVDYLSRLLAAHRRHIGTPRGSRALGPFRQAVLVLRWFRERGCVHCLARDANISQATGYRYLHEGIDVLAEHAPDLHEVLARCRREGMTHVVLDGTLIECDRVAGVRENGNDLWFSQKHKAFGGNIQFLSAPDGTPLWVSDVEPGSVPDITAARIHVLPALYKAATAGLPTLADKGYIGAGIGIRVPVRRPKGRSERALHIDTRMTNTLIRHLRALGERTVAELKQRWRTLQHITLSPSRVGDITRAALVLNGIWK; encoded by the coding sequence TTGGTCACCTATGTTGCCACGCTCGACGTCCCACGCCACGTCGTGGACTACCTGTCCCGCCTGCTCGCAGCACACCGACGGCACATCGGTACCCCGCGCGGCAGCCGGGCCCTGGGCCCGTTCCGCCAGGCCGTGCTGGTCCTGCGCTGGTTCCGCGAGCGCGGCTGCGTGCACTGCCTGGCCCGCGACGCCAACATCTCCCAGGCCACCGGCTACCGCTACCTGCACGAAGGCATCGACGTCCTTGCCGAGCATGCCCCGGACCTGCACGAGGTCCTCGCCCGCTGTCGACGCGAAGGCATGACACACGTGGTCCTGGACGGGACGCTCATCGAATGCGACCGCGTGGCCGGTGTCCGCGAGAACGGCAACGACCTGTGGTTCAGCCAGAAACACAAGGCATTCGGCGGCAACATCCAGTTCCTGTCCGCCCCGGACGGCACCCCATTGTGGGTCTCCGACGTCGAGCCCGGCAGCGTCCCCGACATCACCGCCGCCCGCATCCACGTGCTGCCCGCGCTGTACAAGGCGGCCACCGCCGGCCTGCCGACCCTGGCCGACAAGGGCTACATCGGCGCGGGCATCGGCATCCGCGTTCCCGTCCGCCGCCCAAAAGGCCGCTCCGAGCGCGCACTTCACATCGACACCCGCATGACAAACACCCTGATCCGACACCTCCGAGCCCTCGGCGAGCGCACCGTCGCCGAGCTCAAACAGCGATGGCGCACCTTGCAGCACATCACGCTCAGCCCCAGCCGGGTCGGCGACATCACCCGAGCCGCCCTCGTCCTCAACGGAATCTGGAAATGA
- a CDS encoding DNA cytosine methyltransferase — MSGLILDLFAGPGGWSYPLSVFGVRDVGLEWDEWACRTRAAAGQLTIQTDVALYPVGPFTGRTRGVIASPPCQAWSTAGKRLGLLDQPLVHQAVADLAQGRDTRERLLGACRDERSLLAAEPMRYLHALNSVGEPEWVAMEEVPHVLPLWKQYAAILRTRGFSAWTGILNAADYGVPQTRRRAILLASRVRTAEPPPPTHARTCEPETLFGPGRRRWVSMAEALGWGATDRPVPTVCAGGGPGGGPEPFPSGSRKALAAARDRGAWARRKAGTGILLGSRLEGAERHGTREYRPVDSAAPTSASQAHRWSWSLRSNNQANATVRRADEPAGTLFFGHRANECVWVAESLPDETGGGSGTVEPIRITAAEAGALQTFPADYPWQGTKGQQFSQIGNAVPPRLAAHLLAPHLGRTLSPDDFTLAA; from the coding sequence GTGAGCGGGCTCATCCTGGACCTGTTCGCCGGTCCGGGTGGCTGGTCGTATCCGCTGAGCGTGTTCGGTGTGCGCGATGTCGGTCTGGAGTGGGACGAGTGGGCGTGCCGCACACGGGCAGCAGCGGGCCAGCTCACCATCCAAACGGACGTCGCCCTTTACCCGGTCGGGCCGTTCACGGGCCGCACCAGGGGGGTGATCGCCAGCCCGCCGTGTCAGGCGTGGTCGACGGCGGGCAAGCGACTCGGTCTGCTCGACCAGCCTCTGGTCCACCAGGCTGTCGCCGACCTCGCCCAGGGCCGGGACACACGCGAACGGCTGCTGGGCGCCTGCCGGGACGAGCGGAGCCTCCTCGCAGCGGAGCCGATGCGCTACCTCCACGCCCTCAACTCGGTCGGTGAGCCGGAGTGGGTGGCGATGGAGGAGGTCCCGCACGTCCTGCCCCTGTGGAAGCAGTACGCGGCGATCCTCCGTACCCGGGGATTCTCCGCATGGACGGGAATCCTGAACGCCGCGGACTATGGGGTACCGCAGACGCGGCGCCGCGCGATCCTCCTTGCCTCCCGCGTCCGGACCGCCGAACCGCCCCCGCCCACTCATGCCAGGACATGTGAGCCGGAGACGCTGTTCGGGCCTGGCCGCCGGCGGTGGGTGTCCATGGCCGAGGCCCTCGGCTGGGGCGCCACCGACCGGCCCGTCCCCACCGTGTGCGCGGGCGGCGGGCCCGGGGGCGGACCCGAGCCCTTTCCCTCCGGTTCCCGCAAAGCCCTCGCCGCTGCCCGTGACCGGGGCGCCTGGGCCCGGCGGAAGGCCGGTACGGGGATCCTGCTCGGGTCCCGCCTGGAAGGGGCCGAGCGGCATGGCACCCGCGAGTACCGTCCCGTCGACAGCGCAGCCCCGACCTCCGCTTCGCAGGCGCACCGCTGGTCGTGGAGCCTGCGCAGCAACAACCAGGCCAACGCCACCGTCCGCCGCGCCGACGAGCCGGCCGGAACGCTGTTCTTCGGCCATCGCGCCAACGAATGCGTCTGGGTCGCCGAGTCCCTCCCGGACGAGACCGGCGGGGGCAGCGGAACGGTCGAGCCGATCCGGATCACCGCGGCTGAGGCCGGCGCTCTGCAGACCTTCCCGGCCGACTACCCGTGGCAGGGCACCAAGGGGCAGCAGTTCTCGCAGATCGGCAACGCCGTCCCCCCGAGGCTGGCCGCCCATCTCCTCGCCCCGCACCTCGGCAGGACCCTCAGCCCCGACGACTTCACGCTGGCCGCCTGA
- a CDS encoding DnaB-like helicase N-terminal domain-containing protein produces MPDASDPHGDGAGPADLVPFPPVHHAEQALLGALLLQPHRLSGLPLAAAEFSTAAHTALFTAMKAVQPPDPAAHAKEPLWLNTVLDTARREARGLTASYLHTLISACPDPAHTDVYARMIREEHAHRTLDHHVAHLAQLATDPKAPGPVPPVLAAADTLARCLDEIAARFPPHPGPAPRTPLPPDPAPRSDDDVTAEERLLLACATAHPDRLDRVRWLLPEDLTVPLHTALYRCITTLHRRSEPIDPVTVLWAAQRHGLHRHPTDPAAVLALLATPAGTVEHWAERALERSLLHQAHTAAARIRALTADRANSPHQLTTGARRALAGLHATRTRFDRTAHPQAPATAPASRSPAATPRAGPALRTTPPASTARATR; encoded by the coding sequence ATGCCCGACGCGAGCGACCCGCACGGAGACGGTGCCGGGCCTGCGGACCTCGTGCCGTTCCCGCCGGTGCACCACGCCGAGCAGGCCCTCCTCGGCGCCCTCCTGCTCCAGCCCCACCGGCTCAGCGGCCTCCCCCTGGCGGCGGCGGAGTTCTCCACCGCCGCGCACACCGCCCTGTTCACCGCGATGAAGGCCGTGCAACCACCGGACCCGGCTGCCCACGCGAAGGAGCCGCTGTGGCTCAACACCGTGCTGGACACGGCCCGCCGCGAGGCGCGCGGACTCACAGCCTCCTACCTCCACACCCTCATCAGCGCCTGTCCCGACCCCGCCCACACCGACGTGTACGCACGGATGATCCGTGAGGAGCACGCACACCGCACCCTCGACCATCACGTCGCACACCTGGCCCAGCTCGCCACCGACCCCAAAGCCCCCGGGCCGGTGCCCCCCGTGCTCGCTGCGGCCGACACACTCGCCCGCTGCCTCGACGAGATCGCCGCCCGTTTCCCTCCGCACCCCGGTCCCGCTCCCCGCACCCCGCTGCCACCGGACCCGGCGCCCAGGAGCGACGACGACGTGACGGCGGAAGAGCGGCTGCTGCTGGCCTGCGCCACCGCCCACCCCGACCGGCTCGACCGGGTGCGGTGGCTGCTGCCAGAAGACCTCACCGTCCCCCTGCACACCGCTCTCTACCGCTGCATCACCACCCTCCACCGGCGCAGCGAGCCCATCGACCCGGTGACCGTGCTGTGGGCAGCCCAGCGCCACGGCCTGCACCGCCACCCCACCGACCCTGCCGCTGTCCTCGCCCTGCTCGCCACCCCGGCCGGCACCGTCGAGCACTGGGCCGAACGCGCCCTGGAACGGTCCCTGCTCCACCAGGCCCACACCGCCGCCGCGCGCATCCGCGCCCTCACCGCCGACCGGGCCAACAGCCCGCACCAGCTGACCACCGGCGCACGCCGGGCCCTCGCCGGCCTCCACGCGACACGCACCCGGTTCGACCGGACCGCCCACCCACAAGCACCAGCAACGGCGCCGGCCTCACGCTCCCCCGCCGCAACGCCCCGGGCCGGACCCGCACTCCGGACCACCCCGCCGGCCAGCACAGCCCGCGCAACCCGATAG
- a CDS encoding DUF317 domain-containing protein has protein sequence MPCPPPPPAPATTKRSSTNSSTSGANGKYRTWSDSTTHAVHEGLTLRAEFVHESDPRDTAWTIAAYESPVGERLWHATATASTPTDVVRTLLDSLASGDAWGAGLDTKVSEKTLAKVTRPFADTGWPQTSDGRCMNWTAPDAGAAGLRFDAFAAQHANGPLPTWTLWGGNTPHQPTWTIHLSTHTPTAILQALTYELAHGESTRELPDPSPHQAMPHATGTPLPGQPVAPPTPTATRIR, from the coding sequence ATGCCCTGCCCGCCCCCACCGCCGGCCCCGGCGACCACGAAGCGCTCCTCAACGAATTCCTCGACGTCCGGGGCGAATGGGAAATACCGGACCTGGTCCGACTCCACCACCCACGCGGTCCACGAAGGCCTCACCCTGCGGGCCGAGTTCGTCCACGAATCCGACCCTCGCGACACCGCCTGGACCATCGCCGCATACGAGTCACCCGTGGGAGAGCGCCTCTGGCACGCCACGGCCACCGCCTCCACCCCCACCGACGTCGTCCGCACCCTCCTCGACAGCCTCGCCTCCGGGGACGCCTGGGGCGCCGGGCTGGACACCAAGGTCAGCGAGAAGACCCTCGCCAAGGTCACCCGCCCGTTCGCCGATACCGGCTGGCCGCAGACATCCGACGGTCGCTGCATGAACTGGACCGCACCCGACGCAGGCGCAGCCGGGCTCCGGTTCGATGCCTTCGCCGCCCAACACGCCAATGGCCCCCTTCCCACATGGACCCTTTGGGGCGGCAACACCCCCCACCAGCCCACCTGGACCATCCACCTCTCCACACACACCCCCACCGCAATCCTGCAAGCCCTCACCTACGAACTCGCACACGGCGAAAGCACCCGCGAACTCCCAGACCCGAGCCCGCATCAGGCCATGCCTCACGCCACCGGAACACCCCTGCCGGGCCAACCGGTCGCGCCCCCGACTCCGACTGCCACACGCATACGCTGA
- the cas6 gene encoding CRISPR-associated endoribonuclease Cas6, producing the protein MRVKVDVEADRPSLAWDDVHGPARAVVYGLLEEHDPVLARSLHDDGWRGHPLKPVGVTSPQFKGAPRKRGVYTTSPDGSVWFGSPVPEIAAALVAALAVRTEIVWGAARLRVRGFTVEVGTPAAVEGLVELETATPVVLRREGRELLPDDEHYVERLQHNLSHKADVLELPAPRGLRVLGAGPRRMFSVRGAPRVGATVRVGMEADPRFVDAVRSWGLGLDTVQGFGWIR; encoded by the coding sequence ATGCGCGTGAAAGTCGATGTCGAGGCCGATCGGCCGAGTCTGGCGTGGGATGACGTACACGGGCCGGCACGTGCCGTCGTCTACGGGCTGCTGGAGGAGCATGATCCGGTGCTCGCCCGTTCGCTGCACGACGACGGTTGGCGGGGTCACCCCCTCAAGCCGGTCGGGGTGACCAGTCCCCAGTTCAAGGGTGCGCCCCGGAAGCGTGGCGTCTACACCACGTCCCCGGACGGTTCGGTGTGGTTCGGCTCGCCGGTTCCCGAGATCGCAGCTGCGCTCGTGGCGGCGCTGGCCGTCCGCACCGAGATCGTCTGGGGTGCGGCCCGGCTGCGGGTGCGCGGGTTCACCGTCGAAGTCGGCACACCTGCCGCCGTCGAGGGGCTCGTGGAGTTGGAGACGGCGACTCCGGTCGTCCTGCGGCGCGAGGGGCGCGAGCTGCTGCCTGACGATGAGCACTACGTCGAGCGGCTGCAGCACAACCTGTCGCACAAGGCCGACGTTCTGGAGCTGCCCGCTCCGCGTGGGCTGCGGGTGCTGGGGGCCGGGCCCAGGAGGATGTTCTCGGTACGGGGTGCGCCGCGGGTCGGGGCGACGGTCCGGGTGGGGATGGAGGCCGATCCGCGGTTCGTGGATGCCGTTCGGTCGTGGGGGCTCGGTCTGGACACGGTGCAGGGGTTCGGGTGGATCCGGTGA
- the cas7i gene encoding type I-B CRISPR-associated protein Cas7/Cst2/DevR, with amino-acid sequence MLISVEAGAPNNGKGEDTTARVKYATVRGRRHPYVSAQAVRRWIRDGMAGRGAPASPVTRVGKAQNRAQKANTDADPITYADDDLFGYMRAGAKKDDAATTLRDSPFMLGTLMSVAPVHPTEDFGVMSRGVGEPVLHGHEFYTADLAAPFLFDLPRVGTFTLPNADGVGRPNYLTQEQALQVAQAAALGAGTEVFRGQGAVRLPVKERRHRAALLLEAVAHLHGGAKQALHYGDRVPSLIVMVPFKGGVNPLAHVITGDEGGLLVRGDVLRKELAAWNGEWIPPVRVGWRPGFRDDLRADFEKECAQEIADGTIVVDHPRTVLLGLASEMRGGALDAWFDDAAQ; translated from the coding sequence ATGCTGATCTCTGTGGAGGCCGGGGCCCCGAACAACGGCAAGGGCGAGGACACGACGGCACGGGTGAAGTACGCCACCGTGCGTGGCCGCCGCCACCCTTATGTCTCCGCGCAGGCGGTGCGCCGCTGGATCAGGGACGGGATGGCGGGGCGGGGCGCGCCCGCGTCGCCCGTGACCCGGGTGGGCAAGGCGCAGAACCGGGCGCAGAAGGCCAATACCGATGCGGATCCGATCACGTACGCGGATGACGATCTGTTCGGGTACATGCGTGCGGGTGCGAAGAAGGACGATGCCGCTACGACGCTGCGTGACAGTCCGTTCATGCTCGGTACGCTGATGTCCGTGGCGCCGGTGCATCCGACGGAGGACTTCGGGGTGATGTCGCGCGGGGTGGGTGAGCCGGTTCTGCACGGGCACGAGTTCTACACCGCCGATCTGGCGGCCCCGTTTCTGTTCGATCTGCCGAGGGTCGGCACGTTCACGCTGCCGAATGCCGACGGTGTGGGGCGGCCGAACTATCTCACGCAGGAGCAGGCTCTCCAGGTCGCGCAGGCGGCGGCGTTGGGCGCGGGGACGGAGGTGTTCCGCGGTCAGGGTGCGGTGCGTCTGCCGGTGAAGGAGCGTCGGCACCGGGCGGCGCTGCTGCTGGAGGCGGTCGCTCATCTCCACGGGGGTGCCAAGCAGGCCCTGCATTACGGGGACCGGGTCCCGTCCCTGATCGTCATGGTGCCGTTCAAGGGGGGCGTCAATCCGCTCGCGCATGTGATCACAGGTGATGAGGGCGGTCTGCTGGTGCGGGGCGATGTGCTGCGCAAGGAGCTGGCGGCGTGGAACGGGGAGTGGATCCCGCCGGTCCGGGTGGGGTGGCGGCCCGGATTCCGTGACGATCTGCGGGCGGATTTCGAGAAGGAGTGCGCGCAGGAGATCGCCGACGGCACCATTGTCGTGGACCATCCTCGTACGGTTCTGCTCGGTCTGGCGTCGGAGATGCGCGGCGGCGCGTTGGACGCCTGGTTCGACGACGCGGCTCAGTGA
- the cas5 gene encoding CRISPR-associated protein Cas5, whose protein sequence is MSYAEPLPAWRLTFYAPVASFRDPFFPGLARGLPVPPPSTVRGLLAAATGAPYESLAFGMAAWSEGEGVDAETYHPIDAGGANPAVSGRVRPGKGGMTLRTRPFLTGVHLTVWLPEEAGDRVARAFRRPQWGLRLGRSQDLVHLEERLEVVLRPVTEAVVGSALAPATGHDVPYAVTHRMAASVSADRMTTRWTDYLWCDRPAGRHPVRGALEDGSYQGKGQALWLLEP, encoded by the coding sequence GTGTCGTACGCGGAGCCGCTCCCGGCGTGGAGGCTGACGTTCTACGCGCCTGTGGCGTCCTTCAGGGATCCGTTCTTCCCCGGGCTCGCCCGCGGGCTTCCGGTGCCGCCGCCGTCCACGGTGCGGGGCCTGCTCGCCGCGGCGACCGGGGCGCCGTACGAGTCGTTGGCCTTCGGTATGGCCGCCTGGTCGGAAGGCGAAGGGGTGGACGCGGAGACCTACCATCCGATCGACGCGGGCGGCGCCAATCCTGCCGTGTCGGGGCGCGTGCGCCCGGGCAAGGGCGGGATGACCCTGCGGACCCGTCCGTTCCTCACCGGTGTGCATCTGACGGTGTGGCTGCCGGAGGAGGCGGGCGACCGCGTCGCCCGCGCGTTCCGGCGCCCGCAGTGGGGGCTCCGGCTGGGCCGCTCGCAGGACCTGGTCCACCTTGAGGAACGGTTGGAGGTGGTGCTCAGGCCCGTCACGGAGGCGGTCGTGGGCTCGGCCCTGGCCCCGGCCACCGGCCATGACGTGCCGTACGCGGTCACGCACCGTATGGCGGCGTCCGTGTCGGCGGACCGGATGACCACCCGCTGGACCGACTACCTGTGGTGCGACAGGCCCGCAGGCAGGCACCCGGTGCGCGGCGCCCTGGAAGACGGCAGCTACCAGGGGAAAGGGCAAGCCTTGTGGCTCCTGGAGCCGTGA
- the cas3 gene encoding CRISPR-associated helicase Cas3' — MTGPPPRRTSLDDVRAKSRPAHDRERLTTHSRTVHAAVGPIEERIGNAGVLADAPSFWSRVRMAALLHDAGKIAEGFQRQIDIGGTPWGERHEVLSLAYVDLIAEATTWTEEDRLMVATLVATHHRALIVDGNSGHTGKPALSRQYNKETDWNEAFGTSSDPRTGEAVLQVPRFLHREWLAWLCGYLTADPPATAPGDPSLAHRAQRTLEGLLDMWRHPVKPHQGLLAVLAQGALTLADRSGSAHIGLQTHMPLAPDYLTRLPYDPYAHQRQAADASGHLVLVAPTGSGKTEAGLAWAAAQTRTMPGLPRVVWTLPYRASLNAIRRRFADTLLPGPGERKADIGLLHGTVAQTLLTEALEDDCAPGDPHTAPTADLARKARAQANAMRLFTQRLRVATPHQLLSAAIAGPAYSSVLLEQANAVFVLDELHAYEPDTFGRLCAAVRLWERLGSRFAVLSATLSHVMTEIIEESVGQPVTVHRAPEGTSPVRHRLTLDDSPVDAPEGIERLRAWLRDGQSVLVVTNTVARAQNLYEQLAEDAREALPSDPCAAMLLHSRFRNGDRDAIEKALLRRHPERRPGEPARRGGLVVATQVVEVSLQLDFDRGAVECAPVEAVAQRAGRVNRRGLHPDGPVEFRVHRPDRHLPYAQGAMNASWEALEGLVAAGATTLSEQDIDELLRRAYATEWGTTWAEEARRHRDAFTEHFLTFTDPFHDRTEFARELTRAFDSVEVLHHEDVAEYRELTRGKKGDPLLASRLLIPLRLGQLHAFACSYDPHLRIHISQGMYDNVLGLQPPAGQETIL, encoded by the coding sequence GTGACCGGCCCGCCACCGCGGCGGACGTCCCTCGACGACGTCCGGGCGAAGTCGAGACCCGCTCACGACCGGGAGCGGCTCACCACCCACTCCCGCACGGTCCACGCCGCGGTCGGTCCGATCGAGGAACGCATCGGGAACGCGGGCGTCCTCGCCGACGCTCCATCCTTCTGGTCCCGCGTCCGGATGGCCGCGCTCCTGCACGACGCGGGGAAGATCGCCGAAGGCTTCCAGCGCCAGATCGACATCGGCGGCACCCCCTGGGGTGAACGGCACGAAGTGCTGTCCCTCGCCTACGTCGACCTGATCGCGGAAGCCACCACGTGGACCGAGGAGGACCGCCTGATGGTGGCCACGCTCGTGGCCACCCATCATCGTGCCCTGATCGTCGACGGCAACAGCGGCCACACAGGCAAACCGGCCCTCAGCCGGCAGTACAACAAGGAGACCGACTGGAACGAGGCCTTCGGCACCAGTTCCGACCCCAGGACAGGCGAGGCCGTACTGCAAGTGCCGCGCTTCCTGCACCGGGAGTGGCTGGCGTGGCTCTGCGGATATCTGACGGCCGATCCGCCCGCGACCGCCCCCGGGGACCCGTCACTGGCCCACCGGGCCCAGCGCACGCTGGAGGGGCTGCTGGACATGTGGCGGCATCCCGTCAAACCTCATCAAGGGCTGCTCGCCGTCCTCGCCCAGGGTGCGCTCACGCTGGCCGACCGGTCCGGTTCCGCCCATATCGGCCTCCAGACCCATATGCCGCTGGCTCCCGACTACCTGACGCGACTGCCGTACGACCCCTATGCCCACCAGCGGCAGGCCGCGGACGCCTCGGGCCATCTGGTGCTGGTCGCGCCGACCGGCAGCGGCAAGACCGAGGCCGGGCTGGCCTGGGCCGCCGCGCAGACGCGGACCATGCCCGGACTCCCGCGTGTCGTGTGGACGCTGCCCTACCGGGCGTCGCTGAACGCGATCCGCCGCCGCTTCGCCGACACCCTGCTCCCCGGGCCCGGCGAGCGGAAGGCCGACATCGGACTGCTGCACGGCACCGTTGCCCAGACACTCCTCACCGAGGCTCTCGAGGACGACTGCGCCCCCGGTGATCCCCATACCGCACCGACGGCGGACCTGGCACGGAAGGCACGCGCCCAGGCCAACGCGATGCGGTTGTTCACCCAGCGGCTCCGGGTGGCAACCCCGCACCAGCTCCTCAGCGCAGCGATCGCCGGACCCGCGTACTCCTCCGTACTCCTCGAACAGGCGAACGCGGTCTTCGTCCTGGACGAACTGCACGCCTACGAACCCGACACCTTCGGGCGACTGTGTGCCGCCGTGCGGTTGTGGGAACGGCTCGGAAGCCGGTTCGCCGTCCTCTCGGCGACTCTCTCCCATGTGATGACGGAGATCATCGAGGAGAGCGTCGGACAACCGGTCACCGTCCACCGGGCGCCGGAAGGCACCAGTCCCGTACGGCACCGCCTGACGCTGGACGATTCCCCGGTCGACGCACCGGAGGGAATCGAGCGCCTGCGGGCCTGGCTACGCGACGGGCAGAGCGTCCTCGTCGTCACCAACACGGTCGCCCGCGCCCAGAACCTGTACGAGCAGCTGGCCGAGGACGCCCGCGAAGCGCTGCCCTCCGATCCGTGCGCCGCCATGCTGCTGCACTCGCGCTTCAGGAACGGCGACCGGGACGCCATCGAGAAGGCGCTGCTGCGACGGCACCCCGAACGCCGGCCGGGCGAACCGGCGCGTCGCGGCGGTCTCGTCGTCGCCACTCAGGTGGTGGAGGTGTCCCTCCAGCTCGACTTCGACCGGGGGGCCGTGGAATGCGCGCCGGTGGAAGCCGTCGCCCAGCGCGCGGGACGCGTCAACCGGCGTGGCCTTCACCCCGACGGCCCGGTCGAATTCCGCGTCCACCGGCCCGACAGGCACCTCCCCTACGCGCAGGGGGCGATGAACGCCTCCTGGGAGGCCCTCGAAGGTCTCGTCGCCGCCGGAGCGACGACCCTGAGCGAACAGGACATCGACGAACTGCTCCGCCGCGCCTACGCCACCGAGTGGGGCACGACATGGGCGGAGGAGGCGCGCCGCCATCGTGACGCCTTCACTGAGCACTTCCTCACCTTCACCGACCCGTTCCACGACAGGACCGAGTTCGCCCGGGAGCTGACCCGCGCCTTCGACAGTGTGGAGGTCCTGCACCACGAGGACGTGGCCGAGTACCGGGAACTGACCCGGGGAAAGAAGGGCGACCCGCTGCTGGCCTCCCGGCTCCTGATCCCGCTGCGCCTGGGGCAGCTGCATGCCTTCGCCTGCTCCTACGACCCGCATCTGAGGATCCACATCAGCCAAGGCATGTACGACAACGTCCTCGGCCTGCAGCCCCCCGCCGGCCAGGAGACCATCCTGTGA
- a CDS encoding CRISPR-associated protein Cas4: MSPGPEPPAEDQTAVGGVHIKYLVHCPRQLWLYARGYRPEQRSDLVAFGEVVDDTTFTRRRDVDLGEAKIDWVTTGAVIHETKSSRAPAPGHTAQVRHYCLLLERRGVNVRGGVVHYPLIRRTTDVVWDDGARTEAEDTEAKAQTVIAASTAPDRLLRSKCRGCSYLDYCWGD; encoded by the coding sequence GTGAGCCCCGGCCCCGAACCGCCGGCCGAAGACCAGACCGCCGTCGGCGGCGTGCACATCAAATACCTCGTCCACTGTCCCCGCCAGCTCTGGCTGTACGCCCGCGGATACCGCCCCGAGCAGCGCAGCGACCTGGTCGCCTTCGGCGAAGTCGTCGACGACACCACCTTCACCCGGCGCCGCGACGTCGACCTCGGCGAGGCGAAGATCGACTGGGTGACGACCGGCGCCGTCATCCACGAGACGAAGTCCTCCCGCGCCCCGGCACCCGGACACACCGCCCAGGTCAGGCACTACTGCCTGCTCCTGGAGCGCCGCGGGGTCAACGTCCGGGGCGGCGTCGTCCACTACCCCCTGATCCGCCGCACCACGGATGTCGTCTGGGACGACGGCGCCCGCACCGAAGCCGAGGACACGGAAGCGAAGGCACAGACCGTCATCGCCGCGTCCACCGCACCCGACCGGCTGCTCCGCAGCAAGTGCCGCGGATGCTCCTACCTCGACTACTGCTGGGGAGACTGA